The uncultured Treponema sp. genomic sequence GCGCGGATTTTTTCAACGCTTGTGTATGACACTTCCGGGCTTTACTGGAAAAAGCCTTGGCTGATTTTCTGGCCGTTCGACACAGTAACAAAAAGATTCACAGGTCTTGCGGGAATGTCCTATCACGGCGGATTCCTCGGCGGACTTGTGGGAATGCTAATCTGGTGCAAAAAACACAAAAAACCAGCACTCAAATGGATTGACGCAATGGCAGTTGCAATTCCGCTCGGCTACACTTTCGGACGAATCGGAAACTTTATGAACGGCGAGCTTTACGGCAGAATAACAAAAGCTCCCTGGGGAATTGTTTTTCCGCGCGCAGAAACTTTTTCTTCAAGCTTGGACTGGGTAAAGGAATTCGCTTCTTCAATAGGAATGTCTCTTGACGGCGCAAGGCTTGTAAATCTTCCGCGGCATCCAAGCCAGCTTTACGAGGCTCTTTTTGAAGGACTTTTGCTTTTTGTTCTTATTTTGCGCCTGCGAAAGAAAAAACCGTTCGACGGATTTCTTACAGCGTGCTACACAGTTGGCTACGGATTTGTGCGGTTCTTTATAGAATATTTCCGCGAGCCAGACGCAGACATTGGCTACAGAATTTCCGCAACGAAAGACGCTGCAATTTATACAAACACTTCGCTTTTAAATCTTAGCACAGGACAAATTTTCTGCCTTATGATGATTGCAGGCGGAATCCTTATGATTTTTATCCTTGCAATGCTGAACAAAAAAAATGACGGAAATAGAAAAGCACTACAATAAGCACAAAGAAGAAAACAGGCTTTTGACACGGCACGGCAAAGTTGAATTAGCAGTCGCAATGAAATACATCCACGATTTTCTTCCTGCGCAAAACAAACAGCTTTTTAAAATTGCGGACATTGGAGCCGGAACAGGAAGATATTCAGTTGCGCTTGCAAAAGAAGGTTTTGACGTTACGGCAGTTGAACTTGTAAAGCACAATCTTGAAATACTTGAATCCAAGCACGAGCGCGTAAAATGCTGGCCGGGAAATGCGCTTGACCTTAGCTTTTTGCCAGATGAAACTTTTGACGCAACAATTCTTTTTGGTCCGCTTTATCATCTTCACAAGGAAGAAGAAAAACTTACAGCATTAAAAGAAGCGCGCAGAATAACAAAAAAAGGCGGAACGATTTTTGCCGCGTATCTTTTAAACGAATACAGCATTCTTTCATATTGCTTTGCGCAAAACAGAATCCTTGAGCTTATAAAAAGTGGAAATGTTTCCAAAGATTTTCACATTGTGCCAAAAGAAAATGAGCTTTACGACTATGTCCGCCTAGAAGATATTGACAGGCTGAATAATTTAAGCGGACTCAAGCGGATAAAGATATTTTCTCCAGACGGACCTGCGGACTTTATGCGCAAAGAACTGAACGCAATGTCAGAAGAAACTTTTGAAAAATTCATTGAATACCAAATTTGCAATGCTGAACGCCCCGAACTTTTAGGCGCAGGCTCCCACCTTGTAGATGTTTTGAAAAACTGAAAGACTAAACATTGAATTTTATATTTTACTGTCATTCCCATGCTACGACATGGGAATCTGTTATAAAATTTCAATAGATTATCGGGTCAAGCCCGATAATGACATAACATAATTCCTGTGCAGTACGCTGCAAGGTAAACGTTAACACAGGAATCTAACAGGGATAATGACACCCGCCATGAAGATAGCAAAAAAATATCAGTGATGGAAAAGCCTGATTCCTGTAAACGCCATAACCATGTTGTATTTATCGCAGGTTTCAATAACATTGTCATCACGGATTGAGCCGCCTGGCTGAGCAATGACTTTTACTCCGCTTCTGTGCGCGCGTTCAATATTGTCTCCAAACGGGAAGAAAGCATCACTTCCAACTGCAACATCAGTATTTTTTGCAATCCAAGCCTTGCGCTCTTCACGTGTGAATACAGCTGGCTTTTCCGCAAAGAAATTCTGCCAAGTTCCTTCAGCAAGGACATCGTCATAGTCATCGCTTGTGTAAACATCGATTGTGTTGTCGCGGTCGGCTCTTTTTATATCAGCCTTGAACTTTAAGTTTAAAACCTGCGGACTTTGTCTAAGCCACCATTTGTCTGCCTTGTCGCCTGCAAGACGTGTGCAGTGAATGCGGCTCTGCTGTCCGGCTCCAATTCCAATTGCCTGTCCGTCCTTTACATAGCAGACGCTGTTTGACTGAGTGTATTTCAAGATAATCAGGGAAATCAAAAGGTTGTCGCGCTCTTCTTTTGTAAGAGTTTTGTTTTTTGTTACAATGTTTTTTAAGCAGTTGTCATCGAGCTTTATAAAATTGTGCCCCTGCTCAAAAGTTACGCCAAACACCTGCTTCTTTTCTATTTCAGCCGGAACATAGTTTTCATCAATTTGAAGAACACAATATCCGCCCTTTTTCTTTGCCTTGAGAATTTCAAGAGCGTCATCATCATAGCCCGGAGCAATTATTCCGTCGGAAACTTCTTTCTTTATTAAAAGAGCAGTTGACTTGTCGCACTGGTCGCTAAGAGCAATAAAATCTCCAAACGAAGACATTCTGTCTGCTCCGCGCGCTCTTGCATAAGCGCAAGCCAAAGGTGTTAGATCAACATCATCAGTGTAATAGATTTGCTTAAGAGTGCTGCTCAAAGGACGGCCGATTGCAGCTCCGGCAGGAGAAACGTGCTTAAAAGATGTTGCCGCAGGAAGTCCAGTCGCTTCTTTCAATTCCTTTACAAGCTGCCAGCCGTTAAGCGCGTCAAGCAAGTTTATATATCCGGGCTTTCCATTTACAACAGTTACAGGAAGCTCTCCGTTTTCCATGTAAACTCTAGCCGGCTTTTGATTCGGATTGCAGCCATATTTCAATTCAAGTTCTTTCATATTAAACTCCAAAATTATTTAGTTTCTTAACTGTCATTCTTGTGCTTGACACGAGAATCTTGCACAGAAGATTGATTATCCAGTCAAGCCGGATAATGACACAAAATTCCAAAATTATTTTTTATGTCTTCTATCAAGCTCGTTGTAAACATCCTGCCAAGTTATGCCTTCCTTATACATGAGGACGCTCGCAAAATAAAGCAAGTCGGCGGCTTCCCAGATTACTTCGTCTTTTCCTTCAGCCTCTGTAAGTTCTTCTGCTTCTTCCAGGATTTTTTCACGGACACGCTTGTCATTTAAAGTCGCAGTATAGCTTCCCGGACGCGGATTTGCAAAACGCTCTGTAATTGTTCCGTAAAGACGCTCCATGCTGCTTTTTTCATCAGCCTCGCTAGAAAAACAGTTAAAGCTTCCTGTGTGGCAAACTCCTCCATGCGGAATAACGGTCGCAAGAATTGTGTCCCGATCGCAGTCGGCTCTCATTTTTACAAGCTCAAGAAAATGCCCGGAAGTTTCGCCTTTTGTCCAAAGAGTGTTTCTTGTGCGGCTAAAGAAAGTAAGTTTTCCAAGCTCAAAAGTTTTTTCCAAGGCTTCTTTATTTGAATAGCCCATCATCAGAACTTCACCTGCCGGACTTTGGGCAATTACCGGAACCATTCCGTTTGTCTTTTCCCAGTCGATGCAGTTTATAAAGCTTTCTTTTAAATTTACAGCTCCAGTATACAAAGCCATTCCAAGCTGAACATCGCAATGAAGTTTTTCAAGCTGAACAATCTGCTCAAGGGAATTTACTCCACCGGCCGCAACAACACGGCATTTTACAGAATCACGGAGCTGCTTTACCATCTCCATATCTGTTCCCTGCATACAGCCTTCTTTTTCCACGCAAGTAAACAAAAGCTCAGATGCGTATTTTTCAGCTTCACGCGCGCCTTCAATTAAAGAAATGTCCGCAGTTTCTGTCCAGCCTTTTACTGCGATTTTTCCGTTGATTGCGTCCACGGAAATTATAATGCGCTGCTTTCCAATTGAAGAAACAAGCTCGTCAAGAAATTCTGTGTTAAGAATTGAGCCGCCGTTTTTTCTGTCAAGATTCCAAGCCGCAGAGCCGATTATAACTTTTTCAGCTCCAAGAGAAACAAGTTCGCGCGCTTTTTTTACAGTTCTGATTCCGCCGCCAACCCGGACATTTCCCTTGCGCAAAAGAGACTTTAAAAGCTCCGTGTTTGCAGTGTTTCCTTTTTCGTCAGTATTTCCCAAAGCCGCATCCAAATCTATAACTGCGACTTCGCCATATTTATTGAATTCTGAAATCAATGAGTCGGCATCATCACGCTGAAGAACAAGGTCTTTTCCGTTTTTCAGCTGAACAACATGGCCGCCTTTTAAATCTATAGAAGAAATTACCATGCGCTGATTTTACCAAAAAAAAATGACTGTTACAATGATGAAAAAACAATGTTTCCGTTGAAAAAAGTTTCCTTTATAACGCCAAAAAGTTTTTTTCCTTCAAGCGGCGTGAATTTTCCTTTGCTTGCGAATTTCTGGCCGCGCACAGTCCACTGTTTTTCCAAGTCAACAAGAACAAGGTTCGCGGCAAATCCTTCTTTTAAAAGTCCTTCATTTTTTAAGCCAAGAATTTTTGCCGGGTTTGCGCTCATAAGCTCGGAAAGTTTCTTTAAGCTCATGCCGTGCTCTTTTACAAGCATTGTATAGCAGGAGGAAAATGCGGTTTCAAGTCCGCTGAATCCCGGGCTTCCGTTTTTCTTGTCCAAGGCTGTGTGCGGCGCATGGTCGGTCGCAATGCAATTTGCAGTTCCGTCTTTTAAAGCCTGAATCAAAGCGAGCCTGTCATTTTCTGAACGCAACGGCGGATTTACAATATTAAAAATGCCGGGAGCTTTTTCTCCGTTCATAAAAATATGATGCGGCGTAATTTCAAAAGTTACTTCAACTCCTTCTTGACGGGCTTTTTTTGCGGCTTCTACACAAGCGGCAGTGCTCACATGGCAAAGGTGAATATGGCAGCCGGCATCTTTTGCAAGCCTAAGATTTCTAAAAGTCGCAGTATCTTCCGCGCACGCCAAAAGTGAATCGGCTTTTCTTAAATTATTTGCAGCTTCTTTTTTTTCAGCAGGCGAAACATTTTCTTTTGCAAGAAGCTCCAATGCTATTTTTCTAAACGGACGCGCGCTTTCTGCCAAAAAAGGATCTTCGCAATGGCACGAAACAACAATTTTCTTTTTAGCGGCAATTTTCATCGCTTCAAGCATAACGGAACTGTTGCAAACTTCTTTTCCGTCTTCGCTTATGACCGGAACTTTTTTTTGATCAAGAGATTCAAGATGGCTTATAGTTTTTCCGTCGAAATCTTTAGTAATTGAAACAGCCTGAATTGCCCTGCACTTTCCGAAGTCAAAAGCCTTTTTGTTATTAAGTTCCGCCTGCTCTTGGCTTGAAACAACAGGATTCGTGTTCGGCATAAGAACGCAAGTGGAAAAACCTCCGGCAGCTGCGGCGGCAGAACCAGTTTCAATGTCTTCTTTTTGAGTAAGCCCAGGATCTCTAAAATGCGAGTGCATATCGATAAATGAAGGCAAAACGCAAAGTCCCTTCGCGTCGAACTTAGAAATGGAATCGTCATTTAAAAGTTTTTTTAGAGAAACTTTGTCTGGAAATGATTTTATTTTTCCGTCAGCTAAAAGAATTGCGGCGTTTTTTTTATCAGTATTGGCATCAACAAGCCGGGCATTAAAAATCAAAACTGCATTTTGCATGAACCCATTATAAAATGAATCCATGCAAACTACAAGATTGAATTATTGATTGCCGCATCAAGTGCGGCAATGACAGAGTTTGTACAAATTATAAAATTAAACATTAAGGTCATTATCGGGCTTGATACTGCGATATTTCTGAACAATTGTAATTTTGATTATCAGGTCAAGCCGGATAATGACATTGATAAAATAAAATCATCATCCAATGCTTCGGAATTTTCTGTTGAAGTCTTCTATTTCTGCCCCGGAAATCGGCTTGGAATAATAGTAGCCCTGAATATAGTCGCAGTGGAAAGTCTTAAGCTTTTCATTCTGCCACTGATGCTCAACGCCTTCAACAGTAAGCTTCATTGCAAGCGAATGAACAAGACGCACAATGTTCTTTATAAAGTCGCCTTTTTCGTTTGAAAGATAATTGTCCACAAGCGACTTGTCAATTTTTACAACATTAATCGGCAGGAACGTAAGGTAGCTAAGAGAAGAATATCCAGTTCCAAAGTCGTCCAAGGCAAGGGAAATTCCGCGCTTTACAAATTCATTCAAAAGTTTTGAAACTGCTTCCTTGTTTGAAATAAAGAGGCTTTCTGTAATTTCAATGCAGATAAGTTCCGGCGGAATATTATAACGCTTTAAAAGCTCTTCAAGGAAATCAACATAATGAACGTCCGAAACCTGGCTGTAAGAATAATTTATAGAAACCTTGTACAAAGGAATTCCGTGCTCGCGCCATTCCGCCATCTGCCTTACAACTTTTTCTGTAAGGATTCTGTCAATTTTTATAATCTGTCCGGTTTCTTCTGCAATCGGAATAAACTGCGCTGGCGAAACTTTGCTGTTCTTTAGTCTCATAAGCGCTTCGTATCCGTGGATTTCTCCAGTTTCAACATCAATCTGCGGCTGATACGCAACCCAAATTCCGTCATTTGCAATAGCATCGTCAAGGATTCTTGAAATGCGGTTGTTTTCAAATATTCGGTCGCGCATTTTTTCGTTAAAGAAAACTGTCTTGTTCTTGCCGGAATTCTTCGCGCGGTAAAGAGCAATGTCCGCATTTTGAATCATGTTTTCCATTTCGTCATCAGAAGAATTTACAATTCCGAAGCTGGACTGAATATGGATATTATTTTCAGCATAATTAATCGGACTTTCAAAAACAGTTCTAAGCTCCTGAATTTCTATTGAATCCTCATTCAGCTGCTTTTCAAGATAAAGCACAAGGAATTCATCTCCGCCGAACCGCGAAACAAAAATATCTTTTCCGGCAGAATAAGCCTTGAGCCTTGAAGCAATTGTCTTTAAAACAATGTCGCCGCAAGCATGGGAATAAAAGTCGTTTATATTTTTAAAATCGTCAATGTCAAAAAGAACAAGCGAAAACTTTTTTCTGGATTTCTGAATATCGTTGAACACAGCCTGTGCCTTAAATCTGTTCGGCAAATCTGTAAGCGAATCGTGTCCAAGCATATATTCCATTTTTAAATTTGAACAACGAAGCTCGTGGGAATTTTTTACTTCCGTGATTATCAAAACCAAAGAAACAGCAATAAAAATAAGAAGCGAAACTACAATTCCGATTATTCCAAGCAAAATTCCATGGCTGTTTTTTTGCATTTGATCTTGAATGTTTACAAAAACAGAATTCAGCGGAAAAGCGGAAGCCTTTAAGTTGCGCTCTTCGATTACCTTGTAGTCAAAAATAAATTTTCCGTCTTTTATTCTTTGGAACGGAACATATTTTTCACCGTCAATAATATCAAGCGCCATTTTTGCGGCAAGAGCACCGGCTTTTTCGTAGTCAACCATTTTTCCGCCAAGAAAGCCGAAGCCTACGCCGTTCGCATTGTGGCTGAATATAGGCGCGGATGTGTTCTTTACAATAAAGTCCGACTGCTCTTCCATGGAATACTTTCTGCCATTTACATCTTGTGAAGCTCCCAAGTAAAACACAACAGTTTTGTCATCCAGCGCGGAAAGCTGCTCGGCAATCTGCGCTTTTGTAAATGAAGAAGTGTCAATTCCAGAAAGCTCGACATTCGGAATTCTTTCACCGGCGTTTATAAAAATATTATAGTTTTCGTAGCCAGCGTCGGTTTTGTCGTAAATGGCAACATAATGTTCTGCGGAAGGAAAAAGTTTTCTTGCAACTGAAATTGTGTCCGCCAAAAACCTTGTTGTGGCAATTCCCCAGAAATTCTTTTTTTCGTAAAGACGTTCTGCTCTAATATTGCTTTCTATGCAAAAGAACACAATAGGAATTCCTGAAAAAAGAGTGTCGCTGTTGCGCTCAACAAAATTGCACGCATTATTTCCGCTTACAAGAACGGCATCATATTTTGTGTCTTGTTGCAAAAACTTAATGCGTTCCTTTAAAAATTCAGGAAGCTTTTTATCATAGAAATCATCAGGCTCAAAATATTCAATATCAACATTTACATTGTTCTTTAGGAAAACATTTCTTATTCCTTTTTTCTGGAGCTCAACGACATAAGAGTTTGGCATTGAGCTTACAAATAGTACATTCGCCCTTGGATTTTTTAGCTTGGTATTTACAAGCGCAGAAGACAAACGGTTTTTATATAGAAAGAAACAAAGGGAAAAAACACTGCTCAAAAGAAGAAAAGACGCAATGCCCATCAGAATAGAAAAAGATCTTTTTTTTGCCATAACACTGCCTCCATAAAAAGCCAATTAAAGTCTCGCTTTATGATTAAGCTTTTTAAGCCGTTTTTACGATTTAAATAAATCCTAAATGAAAACGGCAGCCGATATGCAATTTTGCAATGCAAATTTGCAAACTAGTAGTTATACATGGCTAAATTATACCCCACATAAAATGTTTTTACAACAGTTGCCCCCCCCCTACGAAGTTTTTTTTACCAAAAACAGCTGAATTTTTGCATTTTAAGGCAGAAATTTATACTAGATTGCCGTGTGAAGCACGGCAATGACAGTAAAATGGCATTCAACATTAAGACTACAATAAAATCTTTATCAAGTCCGTTCTTCCAGCCTGAATCAATGCTTCTTTTACAAGCTGGGCATTTTCTTTTTTGTTAAACTGAAGCAAAGCGCGCTGAAGCCTTCGTTCGTGTCCGCCGCGGGCAACATAGACTTCTTTAAATTTTCCGTCTGATTTTTTTTCATGCGGATTAAGACCTGTGTAATACATGCAAGTGGCTAGGCTTCCCGGAGTTGGATAAAAATCCTGTACTTGGTCTGGAACAAAACCTGTTTTCTTTAAATAAAGAGCTGTTTCAATTGCTTCTGGAATTCCGGCTCCAGGATGCCCCGCAATATAATATGGAACTAAATATTGTTTAAGCCCAAGCTCTTTGTTCGCCTTTGCATATTCTGCAGAAAATTTTTCATAGACAGCATGCGTGCTTTTTCTCATAAGGGCAAGGACTTTGTCGCTAACGTGTTCGGGAGCAACTTTAAGCTGCCCGGAAACATGGTGCTTGCAAAGCTCGTACAAGAATGTTTTGTCTTTATCAAGCATAAGATAGTCAAACCTTATTCCGCTTCTTATAAAAACTTTTTTTACATTTGGAAGTGAACGAAGTTTTTTTAAAAGCTCTATGTAATCTTTGTGGTCGGCTTTTACATTCGGGCACGGAGAAACTCCAAGGCAATCACGGTTTTTGCACGCTCCGTTTTTCTTTTGAAACTCGCAGGCGTCGCTTCTAAAATTTGCAGTAGGTCCGCCAACATCATGAATATATCCTTTAAAGTCTGAATCTTGCGTCATTTTTTTAGCTTCGGACAAAAGGTTTTCGTGGCTTCTGGACTGAATGCGCCGCCCCTGATGAAAAGTTATTGCGCAAAAACTGCAAGCTCCAAAACATCCGCGGCAGCTTGTAAGACTGAATTTTACTTCGGAAAGAGCAGGAATTCCTTTTTTGCCATTTGAAGCAGCCACATCATACATCGGATGCCACTTACGTTCAAAAGGAAGCTCATAAATCGAATCAAATTCAGCCTGTGAAAGAGGAAATGAGGCTTTTTCCTGAATGACAAACCGGCTTTCTGAAGGCTCGGCAAGAACGCTTCCGTTTATTGCATCTGTGTTTTCCTCTTGAATTTTATAAGACAGGGCGAACTTTTCCTTGCTTTCCGGCGTATTTTTACTTACCTCTTCAAATGAAGGAAGCATTATAGCGTCAGCGGGAACTTCATCTTTTTTGCCAGTGAACCAGCAAGTTCCTCTTACACCACGGATTTTCCGCGCAGGAATTCCTTTGCTAAGCTGAGATGCAATTTCAAGAAGAGCTTTTTCGCCCATTCCGTAAATAAGAAGGTCGGCTTTTGAATCCAGAAGGACAGAATGCTTTACCGTGTTTGACCAATAGTCGTAGTGAGCTGTGCGGCGCAGGCTTGCTTCTATTCCACCGATAATAACATTTGCGCCTTTATATGCTTCGCGGATTTTTGCCACATACTGAATTACAGCTCTGTCCGGACGATGGCCTTTTTCGCCTCCGTGTGAATACGA encodes the following:
- the lgt gene encoding prolipoprotein diacylglyceryl transferase, producing MLNSLLYIKYPSWIHPELFPGVPLLGLVRWYGLMYIIAFGTAFYILRKIQREGALDTPDSKTTEDDIFSFIAFGIIFLLAGARIFSTLVYDTSGLYWKKPWLIFWPFDTVTKRFTGLAGMSYHGGFLGGLVGMLIWCKKHKKPALKWIDAMAVAIPLGYTFGRIGNFMNGELYGRITKAPWGIVFPRAETFSSSLDWVKEFASSIGMSLDGARLVNLPRHPSQLYEALFEGLLLFVLILRLRKKKPFDGFLTACYTVGYGFVRFFIEYFREPDADIGYRISATKDAAIYTNTSLLNLSTGQIFCLMMIAGGILMIFILAMLNKKNDGNRKALQ
- a CDS encoding class I SAM-dependent methyltransferase, which produces MTEIEKHYNKHKEENRLLTRHGKVELAVAMKYIHDFLPAQNKQLFKIADIGAGTGRYSVALAKEGFDVTAVELVKHNLEILESKHERVKCWPGNALDLSFLPDETFDATILFGPLYHLHKEEEKLTALKEARRITKKGGTIFAAYLLNEYSILSYCFAQNRILELIKSGNVSKDFHIVPKENELYDYVRLEDIDRLNNLSGLKRIKIFSPDGPADFMRKELNAMSEETFEKFIEYQICNAERPELLGAGSHLVDVLKN
- a CDS encoding phosphoribosylaminoimidazolecarboxamide formyltransferase, which gives rise to MKELELKYGCNPNQKPARVYMENGELPVTVVNGKPGYINLLDALNGWQLVKELKEATGLPAATSFKHVSPAGAAIGRPLSSTLKQIYYTDDVDLTPLACAYARARGADRMSSFGDFIALSDQCDKSTALLIKKEVSDGIIAPGYDDDALEILKAKKKGGYCVLQIDENYVPAEIEKKQVFGVTFEQGHNFIKLDDNCLKNIVTKNKTLTKEERDNLLISLIILKYTQSNSVCYVKDGQAIGIGAGQQSRIHCTRLAGDKADKWWLRQSPQVLNLKFKADIKRADRDNTIDVYTSDDYDDVLAEGTWQNFFAEKPAVFTREERKAWIAKNTDVAVGSDAFFPFGDNIERAHRSGVKVIAQPGGSIRDDNVIETCDKYNMVMAFTGIRLFHH
- the hisIE gene encoding bifunctional phosphoribosyl-AMP cyclohydrolase/phosphoribosyl-ATP diphosphatase HisIE — encoded protein: MVISSIDLKGGHVVQLKNGKDLVLQRDDADSLISEFNKYGEVAVIDLDAALGNTDEKGNTANTELLKSLLRKGNVRVGGGIRTVKKARELVSLGAEKVIIGSAAWNLDRKNGGSILNTEFLDELVSSIGKQRIIISVDAINGKIAVKGWTETADISLIEGAREAEKYASELLFTCVEKEGCMQGTDMEMVKQLRDSVKCRVVAAGGVNSLEQIVQLEKLHCDVQLGMALYTGAVNLKESFINCIDWEKTNGMVPVIAQSPAGEVLMMGYSNKEALEKTFELGKLTFFSRTRNTLWTKGETSGHFLELVKMRADCDRDTILATVIPHGGVCHTGSFNCFSSEADEKSSMERLYGTITERFANPRPGSYTATLNDKRVREKILEEAEELTEAEGKDEVIWEAADLLYFASVLMYKEGITWQDVYNELDRRHKK
- a CDS encoding dihydroorotase, producing MQNAVLIFNARLVDANTDKKNAAILLADGKIKSFPDKVSLKKLLNDDSISKFDAKGLCVLPSFIDMHSHFRDPGLTQKEDIETGSAAAAAGGFSTCVLMPNTNPVVSSQEQAELNNKKAFDFGKCRAIQAVSITKDFDGKTISHLESLDQKKVPVISEDGKEVCNSSVMLEAMKIAAKKKIVVSCHCEDPFLAESARPFRKIALELLAKENVSPAEKKEAANNLRKADSLLACAEDTATFRNLRLAKDAGCHIHLCHVSTAACVEAAKKARQEGVEVTFEITPHHIFMNGEKAPGIFNIVNPPLRSENDRLALIQALKDGTANCIATDHAPHTALDKKNGSPGFSGLETAFSSCYTMLVKEHGMSLKKLSELMSANPAKILGLKNEGLLKEGFAANLVLVDLEKQWTVRGQKFASKGKFTPLEGKKLFGVIKETFFNGNIVFSSL
- a CDS encoding EAL domain-containing protein, producing the protein MAKKRSFSILMGIASFLLLSSVFSLCFFLYKNRLSSALVNTKLKNPRANVLFVSSMPNSYVVELQKKGIRNVFLKNNVNVDIEYFEPDDFYDKKLPEFLKERIKFLQQDTKYDAVLVSGNNACNFVERNSDTLFSGIPIVFFCIESNIRAERLYEKKNFWGIATTRFLADTISVARKLFPSAEHYVAIYDKTDAGYENYNIFINAGERIPNVELSGIDTSSFTKAQIAEQLSALDDKTVVFYLGASQDVNGRKYSMEEQSDFIVKNTSAPIFSHNANGVGFGFLGGKMVDYEKAGALAAKMALDIIDGEKYVPFQRIKDGKFIFDYKVIEERNLKASAFPLNSVFVNIQDQMQKNSHGILLGIIGIVVSLLIFIAVSLVLIITEVKNSHELRCSNLKMEYMLGHDSLTDLPNRFKAQAVFNDIQKSRKKFSLVLFDIDDFKNINDFYSHACGDIVLKTIASRLKAYSAGKDIFVSRFGGDEFLVLYLEKQLNEDSIEIQELRTVFESPINYAENNIHIQSSFGIVNSSDDEMENMIQNADIALYRAKNSGKNKTVFFNEKMRDRIFENNRISRILDDAIANDGIWVAYQPQIDVETGEIHGYEALMRLKNSKVSPAQFIPIAEETGQIIKIDRILTEKVVRQMAEWREHGIPLYKVSINYSYSQVSDVHYVDFLEELLKRYNIPPELICIEITESLFISNKEAVSKLLNEFVKRGISLALDDFGTGYSSLSYLTFLPINVVKIDKSLVDNYLSNEKGDFIKNIVRLVHSLAMKLTVEGVEHQWQNEKLKTFHCDYIQGYYYSKPISGAEIEDFNRKFRSIG
- a CDS encoding YgiQ family radical SAM protein; translated protein: MFLPVCRKDLEERGIDQLDFVFVSGDAYVDHPSFAPALLGRLLESRGYTVGILCQPDWKSAESFKVLGQPRLAFLVTSGAMDSMVSNYTANNKPRSEDSYSHGGEKGHRPDRAVIQYVAKIREAYKGANVIIGGIEASLRRTAHYDYWSNTVKHSVLLDSKADLLIYGMGEKALLEIASQLSKGIPARKIRGVRGTCWFTGKKDEVPADAIMLPSFEEVSKNTPESKEKFALSYKIQEENTDAINGSVLAEPSESRFVIQEKASFPLSQAEFDSIYELPFERKWHPMYDVAASNGKKGIPALSEVKFSLTSCRGCFGACSFCAITFHQGRRIQSRSHENLLSEAKKMTQDSDFKGYIHDVGGPTANFRSDACEFQKKNGACKNRDCLGVSPCPNVKADHKDYIELLKKLRSLPNVKKVFIRSGIRFDYLMLDKDKTFLYELCKHHVSGQLKVAPEHVSDKVLALMRKSTHAVYEKFSAEYAKANKELGLKQYLVPYYIAGHPGAGIPEAIETALYLKKTGFVPDQVQDFYPTPGSLATCMYYTGLNPHEKKSDGKFKEVYVARGGHERRLQRALLQFNKKENAQLVKEALIQAGRTDLIKILL